A genome region from Solanum pennellii chromosome 12, SPENNV200 includes the following:
- the LOC107006925 gene encoding uncharacterized protein LOC107006925 yields the protein MDGHGYSPPTVKRNKKGKNHRHAVVDHDDKIKCSGKSCRSCSGGLIADCVAVCCCPCAVVNILALAFLKIPWMVGRKCLRMVKKKKLEDKNDKSITNSTVQEGIHVEQELKDSFSTTIDVDQVWLDLYQVGSMGFGRVSFTGTN from the coding sequence ATGGATGGTCATGGATACTCACCTCCAACAGTTAAACGTAACAAAAAGGGGAAGAACCACCGTCACGCGGTGGTGGATCATGATGATAAGATCAAGTGTAGTGGGAAGTCATGCAGATCATGTAGTGGTGGTTTAATCGCGGATTGCGTAGCAGTCTGTTGCTGCCCTTGTGCTGTAGTAAACATTTTAGCATTGGCATTTTTAAAGATCCCTTGGATGGTGGGACGTAAATGCTTGAGAatggtgaaaaagaaaaagttggagGACAAAAATGACAAGAGTATTACTAATAGTACTGTACAAGAAGGAATACATGTGGAACAAGAGTTAAAAGACAGTTTTAGTACAACAATTGATGTAGACCAAGTTTGGTTAGACTTGTATCAAGTTGGTAGTATGGGTTTTGGCAGAGTTTCATTCACAGGAACTAATTAG